A section of the Engystomops pustulosus chromosome 3, aEngPut4.maternal, whole genome shotgun sequence genome encodes:
- the LOC140121207 gene encoding thrombomodulin-like: MLLFHILWSALVSTQLVQMAILDEVTSEFVCLDQVCYSISWDAQRYSKAKKSCKVKKGQLLTVKNSVPADAIAMFMAKAPKEDAKVWIGLERKDGCTDLQMPLRGFTWVTGDRHTDYTKWINDGQTCGARCVTVGKDGTWKETSCDYKADGFLCEISSSSSCFSLNLPYYSYNVTYYHTDLGMWHPGGIVFPPGTIADISTISDGIKLSCEERSGGTLAWSRETPGAWSCEIDNGGCEDSCAEESGTAKCKCPSGSDFKADLRSCTKPCDPNPCNQLCVTISDPPLFHCMCSEGYTLGADGKTCEDIDDCAANPNICEHHCTNTIGGFKCGCPPGYEMVESNCDSGENCESVCMDIDECTNPTTLCEHGCDNFPGGYMCTCDEGYITDAKNPFKCKSFCNTSSCPAECDINNNDSCQCPEGYIVDQNEDGENICSDLDECDTNPCDYSCINTFGSFLCTCPDGYTVYNALCVPPIEGSGGTEPPSDTPSQTSPTTTRPPDIHSLQPAMLLGICIGIISMLTVLLAILCHMLRKHYIEEHALDYKCKTAEKDVVLQQVMTEPQHKL; this comes from the coding sequence ATGCTGCTCTTCCACATTCTCTGGAGTGCACTGGTCTCCACACAACTGGTGCAGATGGCTATACTGGATGAAGTCACTTCAGAGTTTGTCTGCTTGGATCAGGTTTGTTATTCTATATCCTGGGATGCACAGCGTTACTCCAAGGCAAAGAAGTCCTGCAAAGTCAAGAAGGGCCAGTTACTAACTGTGAAGAACTCTGTGCCAGCTGATGCCATTGCCATGTTCATGGCCAAGGCACCCAAAGAAGATGCCAAGGTGTGGATAGGATTGGAGCGTAAAGATGGATGTACAGACCTGCAGATGCCCCTGAGGGGCTTTACCTGGGTGACAGGTGACAGACACACTGATTACACCAAGTGGATCAATGATGGGCAGACTTGTGGTGCCCGCTGTGTCACCGTGGGCAAAGATGGCACTTGGAAAGAGACTTCTTGTGACTACAAGGCTGATGGCTTCTTGTGTGAGATAAGTTCTTCCTCCTCTTGTTTTTCTCTTAACTTACCCTACTACTCTTACAATGTAACCTATTATCACACAGACCTTGGTATGTGGCATCCTGGGGGTATTGTGTTCCCACCTGGTACAATTGCAGATATATCTACTATCTCAGATGGTATTAAACTATCGTGTGAAGAGAGAAGTGGTGGGACATTGGCTTGGAGCAGAGAGACCcctggtgcatggagctgtgagATCGACAATGGGGGTTGTGAAGATTCATGTGCAGAGGAATCTGGTACTGCAAAATGTAAGTGTCCTTCAGGATCAGACTTCAAAGCTgacctgaggtcctgcaccaaaccTTGTGACCCCAATCCATGTAACCAACTCTGTGTCACAATCTCAGACCCCCCACTGTTCCACTGCATGTGTAGTGAGGGGTACACACTAGGAGCTGATGGCAAAACTTGTGAAGACATTGATGACTGTGCAGCCAACCCTAATATCTGTGAACACCACTGCACTAATACCATAGGGGGCTTTAAGTGTGGCTGCCCACCTGGTTATGAGATGGTCGAGTCAAACTGCGACTCTGGAGAGAACTGTGAGTCAGTTTGTATGGACATTGATGAGTGTACCAATCCAACAACTCTCTGTGAACACGGATGTGACAACTTCCCAGGGGGATACATGTGCACCTGTGATGAAGGGTATATCACCGATgctaaaaatccctttaaatgcaaAAGCTTCTGCAATACATCTTCCTGCCCTGCTGAGTGTGATATCAATAACAATGATAGCTGTCAGTGCCCTGAAGGATACATAGTGGACCAAAATGAGGATGGGGAGAACATCTGCTCTGATTTGGATGAATGTGATACCAACCCTTGTGACTATTCTTGTATTAATACGTTTGGGTCATTCCTATGTACCTGTCCTGATGGTTATACTGTCTACAATGCTTTATGTGTTCCACCTATTGAGGGATCAGGTGGGACAGAACCACCTTCAGATACACCTTCCCAGACTTCACCAACCACTACCAGACCTCCAGACATCCACAGTCTACAGCCAGCCATGTTATTGGGAATATGCATAGGAATCATATCTATGCTAACAGTCTTATTAGCAATCCTTTGTCATATGCTGAGGAAACATTACATAGAGGAACATGCCCTGGACTATAAGTGTAAAACCGCTGAGAAGGATGTGGTACTCCAGCAAGTGATGACAGAGCCTCAGCACAAACTTTAG